A genome region from Cucurbita pepo subsp. pepo cultivar mu-cu-16 chromosome LG02, ASM280686v2, whole genome shotgun sequence includes the following:
- the LOC111788132 gene encoding transport inhibitor response 1-like protein: protein MRVEQVEMSQDNDRPPTLDLGSDAAAAANKTRNCSGGGGGSDDVGGCGTAENVLHNVLENVLHFLTSRQDRNAASLVCKSWYRVEALTRSDLFIGNCYAVSPRRVMSRFNRVRSVTIKGKPRFADFNMMPPDWGAHFSPWVASMAKSYPWLEKIYLKRMSVTDDDLALLAESFPAFKELVLFCCEGFGTSGVAVVASRCRQLRVLDLIESDVTDDEVDWISCFPEKETCLESLIFDCVECLINFEALEMLVSRSPSLKKLGANRHVSIAQLYRLMIQAPHLTHLGTGSFSNSEAMVNGESEPDYGSAFAACKSLLCLSGFKDILPDYLPCIYPVCANLTTLNLSYANITAEQLKPVISHCHKLQTFWALDSISDEGLQAVASSCKELRELRVFPADAREDGEGPISEVGFQAISEGCRRLQYILYFCQRMTNAAVVAMSQNCQDLVVFRLCIMGRHQPDHKTGEPMDEGFGAIVINCKKLTRLAISGLLTDRAFSYIGKYGKLVRTLSVAFAGNSDLGLKYVLEGCHRLQKLEIRDSPFGDAALRSGLHHYYNMRFLWMSDCKLSRYGCQEVARALPHLVVEVMRNDNQESDHLPQMGDLENYVPVLYMYRSLEGPRDDAPACVDIL, encoded by the exons ATGAGAGTGGAGCAAGTAGAAATGTCTCAAGACAACGATCGGCCCCCAACTCTGGATCTGGGTAGTgacgccgccgccgccgctaaCAAAACGCGGAATTGCAGCGGCGGAGGCGGTGGTTCCGATGACGTTGGTGGGTGTGGCACGGCTGAGAACGTGCTTCACAATGTTCTTGAGAACGTGCTTCACTTTCTCACTTCCCGGCAGGACCGGAACGCGGCGTCGTTGGTCTGCAAGTCGTGGTACCGAGTGGAAGCACTAACCCGATCCGACTTATTCATCGGAAACTGCTATGCTGTCTCCCCTCGCCGTGTTATGTCGCGGTTCAACCGGGTTCGGTCCGTGACGATCAAAGGGAAGCCCCGGTTCGCAGATTTCAACATGATGCCTCCTGACTGGGGCGCTCACTTCTCCCCATGGGTGGCGTCCATGGCCAAGTCCTACCCTTGGCTCGAGAAAATCTATTTGAAGCGCATGTCTGTGACGGACGACGATCTAGCCCTGCTGGCCGAGTCTTTTCCTGCCTTTAAGGAGCTTGTCTTGTTTTGCTGCGAAGGCTTTGGCACCAGCGGGGTTGCCGTTGTTGCCTCCAGATGCAG GCAACTTCGAGTACTTGATCTGATTGAATCAGACGTAACTGATGATGAAGTGGATTGGATATCTTGTTTCCCGGAGAAGGAAACTTGTCTTGAATCTCTGATCTTTGATTGTGTAGAGTGTCTCATTAATTTTGAGGCACTGGAGATGTTGGTGAGTCGATCCCCGTCCTTGAAGAAACTCGGGGCGAATCGTCACGTTTCCATTGCGCAGCTCTACCGTTTGATGATTCAGGCTCCTCATCTAACACATCTTGGAACTGGTTCATTCAGTAATTCAGAGGCTATGGTTAATGGGGAGTCAGAGCCTGACTATGGCTCAGCTTTTGCTGCTTGCAAATCCTTACTTTGTCTCTCTGGGTTCAAGGACATTCTGCCTGATTACCTACCTTGTATCTATCCAGTTTGTGCTAATCTCACCACTCTGAATTTGAGCTATGCAAATATAACTGCTGAACAACTCAAACCAGTTATAAGCCACTGCCACAAGCTCCAGACTTTCTGG GCGCTTGATTCGATAAGTGACGAAGGACTTCAGGCTGTTGCTTCAAGTTGCAAGGAACTACGAGAACTTAGAGTTTTTCCTGCCGATGCTCGAGAAGATGGCGAAGGCCCTATTTCGGAAGTGGGGTTCCAAGCAATATCTGAGGGTTGCAGGAGATTGCAATATATCCTCTACTTCTGCCAGAGAATGACCAATGCAGCTGTGGTAGCTATGTCACAGAACTGCCAAGATCTTGTGGTGTTTAGACTGTGTATTATGGGACGACACCAACCAGACCATAAAACTGGAGAACCCATGGATGAAGGATTTGGTGCCATTGTTATCAACTGTAAGAAGCTCACTAGGCTTGCTATATCTGGATTATTGACAGATCGTGCTTTCAGCTACATCGGGAAGTACGGAAAACTGGTTCGAACCCTATCAGTTGCTTTTGCTGGAAACAGTGATTTGGGATTGAAATATGTGCTCGAGGGCTGTCATAGATTGCAAAAACTTGAAATCAGAGATAGCCCTTTTGGCGATGCAGCCTTAAGATCTGGTTTGCATCATTACTACAATATGAGATTCCTCTGGATGTCAGATTGTAAATTGTCTCGCTATGGCTGCCAAGAGGTTGCCAGAGCATTGCCTCACTTAGTGGTTGAAGTTATGAGGAATGATAATCAGGAGTCGGATCACCTTCCTCAGATGGGTGATTTGGAGAACTATGTTCCTGTGTTGTATATGTATCGATCTCTCGAAGGGCCAAGGGATGATGCTCCAGCATGTGTAGACATCCTATAG
- the LOC111788131 gene encoding transport inhibitor response 1-like protein, whose product MRVEQAEEMSEDDDRSLPLDLGGGGGGGGAVAESASKTRNCTGCYGDIAASGSVENTLHNVLENVLHFLTSRHDRNAASLVCKSWCGVEALTRSELFIGNCYAVSPRRVTSRFKRVRSVTIKGRPRFSDFNLMPPNWGAHFTPWVAAMAKSYPWLERIYLKRMSVTDDDLALLAESFPGFKELVLFCCEGFGTSGIAVVASRCRQLRVLDLIESDIADDEVDWISCFPENETCLESLVFDCVECPINFEALETLVSRSPLLKKLGVNRYVSIAQLYHLIVRAPQLTHLGTGSFCNPEAMIHGEPEPDYAAAFAACKSLVCLSGFKDILPDYLPCIYPACANLTTLNLSYANISAEQLKPVISHCHKLQTFWALDSICDEGLQAVASTCKDLQELRVFPVDPREDGEGPISEVGFQAISEGCRKLQYILYFCQRMTNAAVIAMSKNCQDLVVFRLCIMGRHQPDHKTGEPMDEGFGAIVINCKKLTRLAISGLLTDRAFSYIGKYGKLVRTLSVAFAGDSDLGLKFVLEGCLRLQKLEIRDSPFGNGGLQSGLHHYYNMRFLWMSACKLSRQGCQEVARAMPHLVVEVMRNENDEEVDNHIQVEDMENHVQVLYMYRSLEGPRDDAPKFVDIL is encoded by the exons ATGAGAGTGGAACAAGCTGAAGAAATGTCGGAGGATGACGATCGATCTTTACCTTTGGATctaggcggcggcggcggcggcggcggcgctGTTGCTGAATCTGCTAGTAAAACTCGTAATTGTACTGGCTGTTATGGCGATATAGCTGCTTCTGGTTCTGTTGAGAATACTCTTCACAATGTTCTTGAGAACGTGCTTCACTTTCTCACTTCTCGCCATGACCGGAACGCGGCTTCGCTTGTTTGTAAGTCATGGTGTGGGGTTGAAGCCCTTACTCGATCTGAGCTGTTCATCGGAAATTGCTATGCGGTTTCTCCTCGCCGAGTTACGTCGCGGTTTAAACGAGTTCGGTCAGTGACGATCAAGGGAAGGCCGAGGTTCTCGGATTTCAACTTGATGCCGCCTAATTGGGGAGCTCACTTTACTCCTTGGGTTGCGGCCATGGCTAAATCCTATCCTTGGCTTGAGAGAATCTACTTGAAGCGTATGTCAGTCACTGACGATGATCTGGCGCTACTTGCCGAGTCTTTCCCTGGTTTCAAGGAGCTTGTGCTTTTTTGCTGCGAAGGGTTCGGCACCAGCGGGATTGCTGTGGTTGCTTCTAGGTGTAG GCAGCTTCGAGTGCTTGATCTGATTGAATCTGACATAGCAGATGATGAAGTAGATTGGATATCTTGTTTCCCAGAGAATGAAACCTGTCTTGAGTCTCTAGTTTTTGATTGCGTTGAATGCCCCATCAATTTTGAGGCATTAGAAACGTTGGTGAGTAGATCCCCGTTGTTGAAGAAACTTGGAGTGAACCGTTATGTTTCCATTGCACAGCTATACCACCTGATAGTTCGGGCTCCACAACTAACACATCTTGGAACTGGTTCGTTCTGTAACCCAGAGGCCATGATCCATGGGGAGCCAGAGCCCGACTATGCCGCTGCTTTTGCTGCTTGCAAGTCCCTAGTCTGTCTCTCTGGATTCAAGGACATTTTACCTGATTATCTACCATGTATCTATCCAGCTTGCGCTAATCTCACTACTCTGAACTTGAGCTATGCAAATATATCTGCTGAACAACTCAAACCAGTTATAAGCCACTGTCATAAGCTCCAGACTTTCTGG GCTCTTGATTCAATATGTGATGAAGGACTTCAAGCTGTTGCTTCAACTTGTAAGGATCTGCAAGAACTTAGGGTTTTTCCTGTTGATCCTCGAGAAGACGGTGAAGGCCCAATTTCTGAAGTCGGCTTCCAAGCAATATCTGAGGGTTGCAGGAAATTGCAATATATCCTCTACTTTTGCCAGAGAATGACAAATGCAGCTGTGATTGCTATGTCAAAGAACTGCCAAGATCTTGTGGTGTTTAGGCTATGCATTATGGGGCGACACCAGCCAGACCATAAAACTGGAGAACCCATGGATGAAGGGTTTGGTGCCATTGTTATCAATTGTAAGAAGCTCACCAGGCTTGCTATCTCTGGATTGTTGACTGATCGTGCTTTCAGCTACATCGGGAAGTATGGAAAACTGGTACGCACCCTATCAGTTGCTTTTGCTGGAGATAGTGATTTGGGATTGAAATTTGTGCTTGAAGGTTGTCTTAGATTGCAAAAACTTGAGATTAGAGATAGTCCATTTGGCAATGGAGGGTTGCAATCTGGTTTACATCATTACTACAATATGAGATTCCTCTGGATGTCGGCTTGTAAATTGTCTCGCCAAGGCTGCCAAGAGGTTGCCAGGGCCATGCCTCACTTAGTGGTTGAGGTGATGAGGAATGAAAACGATGAGGAAGTGGATAACCATATTCAGGTGGAGGATATGGAGAACCATGTTCAGGTGTTATATATGTATAGATCTCTCGAGGGGCCGAGGGACGATGCTCCTAAGTTCGTTGACATCCTATAG
- the LOC111788152 gene encoding pyridoxine/pyridoxamine 5'-phosphate oxidase 1, chloroplastic isoform X2: MQNRESISYLTQKEAAEVDEILMGPLGFSVDQLMELAGLSVATSIAEVYKVDEYKRVLVICGPGNNGGDGLVAARHLFHFGYNPSICYPKRTPKPLYAGLVTQLESLSVPFVSVEDLPSDLSKDFDIIIDAIFGFSFHGAPRPPFNDLIQRLVSLNEYKEAKQRFPVVVSVDIPSGWHVEEGDISDSSFKPDMLVSLTAPKLCAKRFHGPHHFLGGRFVPPSIVSKFNLHLPPYPGTAMCVRIGKPPHVDIAALRENYISPEFVEDNVEADPIHQFRKWFDEAIAANLREPNAMSLSTATSDGKPSSRMVLLKGFDEDGFVWYTNYGSQKAHDLAENPRASLLFFWDGLNRQVRVEGTVQKVSEEESEQYFHSRPRGSQLGAIVSPQSSVVPGRHFLIDKFKELEDRYSNGSLIPKPKYWGGYRLKPEAFEFWQGQPSRLHDRLRYSPCEIEGKKVWKVERLAP; the protein is encoded by the exons ATGCAGAATCGGGAGTCGATTTCGTATCTGACGCAGAAGGAAGCCGCTGAGGTCGATGAAATTCTCATGGGTCCTCTCGGGTTCAGCGTCGATCAGTTGATG GAGCTGGCTGGATTGAGCGTAGCCACTTCAATAGCAGAG GTTTACAAAGTCGATGAGTATAAGCGCGTTCTTGTTATCTGTGGCCCTGGAAACAATGGTGGAGATGGTCTCGTGGCTGCTCGTCATCTGTTTCACTTCGGATACAATCCATCAATTTGTTATCCAAAGAGGACTCCTAAGCCTCTTTATGCCGGTTTGGTTACTCAG CTGGAATCACTGTCAGTTCCTTTCGTGTCTGTAGAGGACTTGCCTTCGGATTTGTCGAAGGATTTTGACATTATAATCGATGCAATCTTTGGGTTCTCCTTCCACG GTGCTCCAAGGCCACCATtcaatgatttgatccaaaggCTTGTCTCTTTAAATGAGTACAAGGAAGCAAAGCAAAGATTTCCTGTTGTTGTTTCTGTAGATATTCCATCCGGATGGCATGTCGAAGAAGGGGATATTAGTGATAGCAGCTTTAAACCCGATATGTTG GTTTCTCTGACTGCCCCGAAGCTATGTGCAAAGAGATTCCATGGtccacatcattttttaggtGGCAGATTTGTGCCACCGTCTATCGTGAGCAAATTTAACCTTCATCTTCCTCCTTATCCCGGCACGGCAATGTGTGTTCGAATAGGAAAGCCTCCACATGTTGATATAGCTGCACTTAGAGAAAACTATATTTCTCCTGAATTTGTTGAAGATAATGTAGAAGCTGATCCTATTCATCAG TTCCGCAAATGGTTCGATGAAGCAATTGCTGCTAATTTACGGGAACCTAATGCTATGTCGTTGTCTACTGCTACGAGCGATGGAAAACC ATCATCTCGTATGGTTTTGCTAAAAGGATTTGATGAAGATGGTTTTGTCTG GTACACAAATTATGGAAGTCAGAAAGCACACGATTTAGCTGAAAATCCACGTGCTTCGCTTCTTTTCTTCTGGGACGGTCTTAATAGGCAG GTAAGAGTGGAAGGAACAGTGCAGAAAGTTTCCGAAGAGGAATCGGAGCAGTACTTCCACAGTCGTCCTCGTGGAAGTCAGCTCGGTGCAATCGTTAGCCCACAG AGTTCTGTGGTTCCTGGAAGACATTTTCTCATTGATAAGTTCAAAGAACTAGAGGATAGATACTCGAATGG AAGTTTGATTCCAAAACCAAAATACTGGGGCGGATACAGGCTTAAACCAGAAGCTTTTGAGTTTTGGCAGGGGCAGCCATCTCGGCTGCATGACAG GTTGCGGTATTCCCCTTGCGAGATAGAGGGAAAAAAGGTTTGGAAGGTAGAACGGTTGGCTCCGTGA
- the LOC111788152 gene encoding pyridoxine/pyridoxamine 5'-phosphate oxidase 1, chloroplastic isoform X1: MRPFMRTALSMSRLISAHSFHLKSNSIPIISHSSRSLRIPLFKLPQGVYRPNSSSEFRWFCSKSRIAAATMQNRESISYLTQKEAAEVDEILMGPLGFSVDQLMELAGLSVATSIAEVYKVDEYKRVLVICGPGNNGGDGLVAARHLFHFGYNPSICYPKRTPKPLYAGLVTQLESLSVPFVSVEDLPSDLSKDFDIIIDAIFGFSFHGAPRPPFNDLIQRLVSLNEYKEAKQRFPVVVSVDIPSGWHVEEGDISDSSFKPDMLVSLTAPKLCAKRFHGPHHFLGGRFVPPSIVSKFNLHLPPYPGTAMCVRIGKPPHVDIAALRENYISPEFVEDNVEADPIHQFRKWFDEAIAANLREPNAMSLSTATSDGKPSSRMVLLKGFDEDGFVWYTNYGSQKAHDLAENPRASLLFFWDGLNRQVRVEGTVQKVSEEESEQYFHSRPRGSQLGAIVSPQSSVVPGRHFLIDKFKELEDRYSNGSLIPKPKYWGGYRLKPEAFEFWQGQPSRLHDRLRYSPCEIEGKKVWKVERLAP; encoded by the exons ATGCGTCCATTTATGCGCACAGCTCTTTCTATGTCACGCTTGATTTCTGCCCACTCATTCCATCTCAAATCGAACTCGATACCGATAATTTCCCATTCTTCTCGCTCTCTTCGAATCCCTCTCTTCAAGCTTCCACAG GGTGTTTATCGGCCGAATTCGAGCTCTGAGTTTCGTTGGTTTTGCTCGAAGTCTCGGATTGCTGCTGCAACCATGCAGAATCGGGAGTCGATTTCGTATCTGACGCAGAAGGAAGCCGCTGAGGTCGATGAAATTCTCATGGGTCCTCTCGGGTTCAGCGTCGATCAGTTGATG GAGCTGGCTGGATTGAGCGTAGCCACTTCAATAGCAGAG GTTTACAAAGTCGATGAGTATAAGCGCGTTCTTGTTATCTGTGGCCCTGGAAACAATGGTGGAGATGGTCTCGTGGCTGCTCGTCATCTGTTTCACTTCGGATACAATCCATCAATTTGTTATCCAAAGAGGACTCCTAAGCCTCTTTATGCCGGTTTGGTTACTCAG CTGGAATCACTGTCAGTTCCTTTCGTGTCTGTAGAGGACTTGCCTTCGGATTTGTCGAAGGATTTTGACATTATAATCGATGCAATCTTTGGGTTCTCCTTCCACG GTGCTCCAAGGCCACCATtcaatgatttgatccaaaggCTTGTCTCTTTAAATGAGTACAAGGAAGCAAAGCAAAGATTTCCTGTTGTTGTTTCTGTAGATATTCCATCCGGATGGCATGTCGAAGAAGGGGATATTAGTGATAGCAGCTTTAAACCCGATATGTTG GTTTCTCTGACTGCCCCGAAGCTATGTGCAAAGAGATTCCATGGtccacatcattttttaggtGGCAGATTTGTGCCACCGTCTATCGTGAGCAAATTTAACCTTCATCTTCCTCCTTATCCCGGCACGGCAATGTGTGTTCGAATAGGAAAGCCTCCACATGTTGATATAGCTGCACTTAGAGAAAACTATATTTCTCCTGAATTTGTTGAAGATAATGTAGAAGCTGATCCTATTCATCAG TTCCGCAAATGGTTCGATGAAGCAATTGCTGCTAATTTACGGGAACCTAATGCTATGTCGTTGTCTACTGCTACGAGCGATGGAAAACC ATCATCTCGTATGGTTTTGCTAAAAGGATTTGATGAAGATGGTTTTGTCTG GTACACAAATTATGGAAGTCAGAAAGCACACGATTTAGCTGAAAATCCACGTGCTTCGCTTCTTTTCTTCTGGGACGGTCTTAATAGGCAG GTAAGAGTGGAAGGAACAGTGCAGAAAGTTTCCGAAGAGGAATCGGAGCAGTACTTCCACAGTCGTCCTCGTGGAAGTCAGCTCGGTGCAATCGTTAGCCCACAG AGTTCTGTGGTTCCTGGAAGACATTTTCTCATTGATAAGTTCAAAGAACTAGAGGATAGATACTCGAATGG AAGTTTGATTCCAAAACCAAAATACTGGGGCGGATACAGGCTTAAACCAGAAGCTTTTGAGTTTTGGCAGGGGCAGCCATCTCGGCTGCATGACAG GTTGCGGTATTCCCCTTGCGAGATAGAGGGAAAAAAGGTTTGGAAGGTAGAACGGTTGGCTCCGTGA